Within Kaistia algarum, the genomic segment CGACCGGGGTTCGAGACGGGTATCCATGGCTCACCTCCGCCCCAGAACGCCGAAGGTCATGCCCATCAGCAGGTGGCGCCGGATCAGGTAGAAGAAGACCAGCACCGGCAGGATCAGCACCACGCCCGCGGCGCAGATCTGGGTCCATTCGATCCCCGTCGCGCCTGACGCGGTCGAGATCTTGACCGGCAGCGTCTTGGCCTGGGTCGTCGTCAGGATCGAGGCGAAGGCGAATTCATTCCAAGCGAAGATGAAGCAAAAGCCAGCGGTTGCCGCGATGCCGCCCTTGACCATCGGCAGCACCAGCCGGCGAAAGGCATAGTTGCGGCTATACCCATTCACGAAGGCGATCTGCTCGACCTCCTTCGGCACGCCGTCGAAGAAGCCCTTCATGATCCAGGTCGCGAGGCCGACATTGATGAAGACGGCGATCAGTACCAGCCCGATGCGGGTGTCGGCCAGGCCGAGGCGGGCAAACATCATGTGGTAGAAAACGAGCACCGCCACCGGCGGCAGCATGCGGGTCGACAGGACGAAGAACATGAAATCGCCCTTGCCGCGGAAGTCGAAGCGTGAGCAGACGTAGCCGGCAAGCGTCCCCAGAAAGACGGCGACCGCGGTGCCGAC encodes:
- a CDS encoding carbohydrate ABC transporter permease, coding for MPQSRNQALALLSRWTLLLMLVLYTIYNLGPILWLMISSLKSRADLFAMPPKLVFSPDFSGYQSVFGVGAARDSASSVGVFDSLVTSVIVSTVGTAVAVFLGTLAGYVCSRFDFRGKGDFMFFVLSTRMLPPVAVLVFYHMMFARLGLADTRIGLVLIAVFINVGLATWIMKGFFDGVPKEVEQIAFVNGYSRNYAFRRLVLPMVKGGIAATAGFCFIFAWNEFAFASILTTTQAKTLPVKISTASGATGIEWTQICAAGVVLILPVLVFFYLIRRHLLMGMTFGVLGRR